From Variimorphobacter saccharofermentans, one genomic window encodes:
- a CDS encoding acyltransferase family protein yields MEQIAVKQPGEGTGTARDYLFDNLRAILIILVVWGHLLTSMMGESDVIKSIYYFIFFFHMPAMTFVSGYFSKNLEKVRSNAFVTILIPYVILNILNYSYKVLVIKESLSGFKLLRPYWGLWYLLALFLWKFFLKDLVKIRFLLPLSFIIALLSGFSSEFADYMALGRTICFFPFFLLGYYCTKEHVERIRKIPRVFSYIAIVVVGGLSTYIVYQDIFKVEVLYLRRPYPEDIKLKSMLFRCLVYVIAIIMILVLTNVMTARRTFLTKVGASTMTVYILHLFTIPLLEKYEILKDKPYWYLLYSVLMTALITFLYTRPIVKRIYDGFIDFLTGIIVKEN; encoded by the coding sequence ATGGAACAAATAGCAGTGAAACAACCAGGGGAAGGGACAGGAACTGCAAGGGATTATCTTTTTGATAATTTAAGAGCAATTTTAATTATATTAGTGGTATGGGGACATTTACTTACCTCGATGATGGGTGAGTCCGATGTAATAAAAAGTATTTATTATTTTATTTTCTTTTTTCATATGCCTGCAATGACTTTTGTTTCAGGTTATTTCTCTAAGAATCTGGAGAAGGTCAGAAGCAATGCCTTTGTAACGATATTAATACCTTATGTAATATTAAATATTTTAAATTATTCCTATAAGGTATTGGTCATTAAGGAATCGCTTTCTGGCTTTAAATTATTACGGCCATATTGGGGATTGTGGTATCTTCTGGCGCTATTTCTTTGGAAATTCTTTCTAAAGGATTTGGTGAAAATACGCTTTCTCCTGCCTTTAAGCTTTATTATAGCTTTACTTAGTGGATTTAGTAGTGAATTTGCGGATTATATGGCTCTCGGAAGGACAATCTGCTTTTTCCCGTTCTTCTTACTCGGTTATTATTGTACGAAGGAGCATGTGGAGCGGATTCGAAAAATACCGAGGGTGTTTTCCTATATAGCAATCGTAGTTGTAGGTGGATTATCTACTTATATCGTATATCAGGATATATTTAAAGTAGAAGTTCTGTACCTAAGAAGGCCATATCCGGAAGACATCAAATTGAAATCCATGTTATTCCGATGCTTAGTATATGTGATTGCGATTATTATGATTTTGGTATTAACGAATGTTATGACTGCCAGAAGAACCTTTTTAACAAAGGTTGGAGCCAGTACGATGACAGTCTATATACTTCATTTATTTACAATACCACTATTAGAAAAATATGAGATTCTAAAGGATAAGCCATATTGGTATCTTTTATATTCTGTTTTGATGACGGCACTGATTACATTTTTATATACAAGACCGATAGTGAAACGGATATATGATGGGTTTATTGATTTTCTAACCGGTATCATCGTGAAAGAAAACTAG